The genomic window TAACTAAAGTTAGATAATGTgactttggttaatttttttcCCCAAATTAATCACTTTCTCCCTAAAAGACCTTGGAGCTCAGCGCATTGTCTTCATCCCTAAGCTCAGCGCATTGTCTTCATCCCTAAGCTGAGTGCATCCGTTGGATCATTTCCCTGTGGGCTCCGTCGCTGAGGTTTCTTCTTCTCTCGTGGGTTTTGGCGACATGCAGGGAAGGTATGGATATCTCTGCGATTCCATTCGATTCTACCATGAAGGTGTTCTTCTGTCGGTTGCGTGTCTTCTCTCTCCCCAAGGTTCctctttctgtctctgtcttgGTCATACGGCATTTCTCCTTCTCCATTTCTGTGATTTAGATAGCAGATGTCGGCACCGCGATTCAAGAGATATATGTGGTCTAGATTCTATTCTCCTCCTTTTGAAGCGTTAGGGTTTCCTTCTCCAATTTCAATTCCTTTTTTCCTGATAATTGTTACTGTTTTTCTTATGCATCGTTTAGTTTTTAGTTGTTTGGTTTCTGATCTAATCATGGTgattgttacttttttttttcaaatcaacgGTTCTGTCATATGTTTGTGGTTTGGTCTTTcgggaaaataatttttttctttggggTTTTGCTGAGTATAATTTATATGATGTTCTTACTTCTATTGGACTGAAGTTTACTGTAGTGTTAGGTATACTTGACTCATGAAATTCTGTTCTTGCTTTATTGTGAATTGTCAAATCAGCAATATGTGGTAGGTACTTGGTAATTTGTAACATGTCTCTTCCCACATTGTTTTTGCTCTTTTCCTATCAGTATTTGGTTACTTGTGATATCGTCCTAAATGATGTGTGTAGGGATATCAATCTATATATGCCTATTAGTCTATCTCTGTCCCATATGTGAAGCTTTCATTGTAAGCTTTAGTGTTTGTTAACTTTGGGAGTTTATAACTCCAACTCCTCTGTTTATCTTCTCTTATTGATTCTGAAAActtctctttatattttcttcttttggtgTTGTTGTTCTATATATGTTGGGAATGAATAATCctgttgatttggtggagaaaatcactccctggaggGAATCATGGAAAGTGCATGTTAAAGTTGTGAAGTTGTGGTACCAGAAGAATACTGCTTTGGATCCTTCTCAAAATCTGTTGCATATGGTCTTAATGGATGAGAaggtcagttttattttattttagggtTTCCTTAAGTTGTTGccacttttcatttttttttaagtatGCTGAAGGGAATTTTTATTCTTTGTTGCAAACTGATatgtttttgttgttttaatttttttatgaattgttACTAtgctcttttcattttttttaggtaTGCTGAAGGGAATTTTTATTCTTTGTTGCAAACTTATatgtttttcttgttttaattgcAGTTACACAAGATCCAAGCTACCATTAGAGATGAGCTTATATCAAAGTTTGCTGTGTCTCTAAATGAAGGTGATCTGTATTTGATAACCAATTTTACAGTTTTGCCAAACACTGGTTTGAACAGAGTGACCAAACATCGGTTCAGGCTTTTGTTTCAATACAAGACCTCTGTTGTTTCTGTGGTCTCTCCAAGGATAACTCATTCCGGGTTGTGTTTTACATCAATAGATGAAATTGATCAAATGACAAAGGACCACAATTTCCTTATTGGTTTGTACAAGTTTCTTGCTCTACCCTTTTAGTATCACAGTATTCTGTTTTACCAACTGTGCTTTCTAATTCAAAATTGtatatatttcaatttaattattaGACTTTGTTGGGATCATTACTGGTGTTCGAAAAGAAAGAGATGTAGCATCATATGGGAAGCTCATCAAAGCAGTTGTGCTAGAAGTTTTTAGTCATGGGTAATATGTCTTTGAGTTTCTCCTATATCAGTAGTTATGTTGTatgcattcaattttttttttttgtgttccatgctttatgtttataacaataaatatatagttACATCCTTTTGATCTTTTGAAAGTTATTTCTCTAGGAAAAAGGTCCAATGCAATGTGTTTGGAAATGCTTGTGATCTCTTGGAATATGAAAActtacaaaaatatccaagatCTCCATTGATTGTCCTTGAGTCTTTTAAAATCAAAGCAATTGAAGGTTAGTTTCAGGCATGTTCAGGGAATTTTTACTCTAATATTTACTTTTCTGAAATCTGATGTTTTCAGTTTAATATGGTTTGAGGCTAATAGAGTAGTATTCTTTGATGCAGGTGGAGTAATTCTACAGAATGTGATCAATGTCTCTAGATTAATGACCAATGACCTTGGATACTTAATTTCTAAAGTTGATGGTGATTATTTCAATCCCAAAGAGATCAGTAGTATTCAAGATCTTGATGTAGATAACAGGGTACTGTTTTAGATTGGCAAACTCTGCATTTAATACTTAAACTTCAATTTCTTAAACATGTGTTTGTgtttatataattgtttttttaattttacaggaTGCTCATTACTTTGTAATGGGGACAATTAAGGAAGTTATGGATGAACCAGATTGGTGGTACTACTCATGTGTATGTGGTCATCCTGTTGTTGACCATGAGGATCTCTACCTTTGTGATGCTTGTTGTTCATGTGTTGAACATGTTATGCTCAAGTAAGGTTCATATGTAactctactattcaatgcatTAATTCTGAATCTtttggatttttggttggttttCTCTTATGTGTCATTCTATGTGTTGTTAAGCAGCTTTAATTTATTGGTTTTAGTTATCATTCTTGGTTGTTAATTGTGTTAGGTATAGGATTCGGGTAAAGATTCACCATGCTGGGTGTGATGTTTTGTTTGTTCTGCTTGATAATGCGGCAACAAAACTATTTGGAAAAACCTGTTCTGAAGCATTTCTCAGGATAGACGAAGAATTTCCTCTTGATCCTAGTGTGCTTGCAGTATCAACTCCTTCATATTGACCCTCATTTAatacttattatatattttttttcaagtttattGATTCTTTTATATTGAATTCTCAAGGTCTGTCGGTCATATTCTCCACAAATGTTTGGTGATGTTGTTGGAGAGGATAAAGTTTTCAAGGTTGAAATTCTTCCTGCGGTTGATCCAGATTACTCCGGGTCCTTTAAAATTGTAAATGTGTTTAGTGATAATTCTGAACCAGCTACAAGTGATGATTATATGAATGTATGATTTCTCACTCTATGTTACAACATGttca from Arachis hypogaea cultivar Tifrunner unplaced genomic scaffold, arahy.Tifrunner.gnm2.J5K5 arahy.Tifrunner.gnm2.scaffold_305, whole genome shotgun sequence includes these protein-coding regions:
- the LOC140183466 gene encoding uncharacterized protein, with the translated sequence MLGMNNPVDLVEKITPWRESWKVHVKVVKLWYQKNTALDPSQNLLHMVLMDEKLHKIQATIRDELISKFAVSLNEGDLYLITNFTVLPNTGLNRVTKHRFRLLFQYKTSVVSVVSPRITHSGLCFTSIDEIDQMTKDHNFLIDFVGIITGVRKERDVASYGKLIKAVVLEVFSHGKKVQCNVFGNACDLLEYENLQKYPRSPLIVLESFKIKAIEG
- the LOC140183465 gene encoding uncharacterized protein — protein: MTNDLGYLISKVDGDYFNPKEISSIQDLDVDNRDAHYFVMGTIKEVMDEPDWWYYSCVCGHPVVDHEDLYLCDACCSCVEHVMLKYRIRVKIHHAGCDVLFVLLDNAATKLFGKTCSEAFLRIDEEFPLDPSVLAVSTPSY